The Panthera leo isolate Ple1 chromosome D4, P.leo_Ple1_pat1.1, whole genome shotgun sequence nucleotide sequence TCTAGTCAATTGATAAGTGCTAGAATTTGGGAGGTGGCTATTCGGAAGCTTCCTTGTTTCTTCTACATATACCGATTTTTTCCCATCTAATGAAATTttgcctaaaattatttttaaaagacaacgtAAACCAAAAGCCACATTCAACATAATGGGAAGAATTAACTGGTGTGTGACTCTGGGTTGGGCTGGTGTATTACGTAAATGATCTGCTCATAAGCTTACTTCAAGTGCAGGATAACTGTGTTACCCCACCACTGACCACCTTGACACATtccatttatattacattttcttgagGATTCAAAAAGAACATTGGAGGTTTAAGACCAGCTGCTTCTGTTTAAACCCAACTGTTTCAGAGCTGTAGCCACATAGCTAAGGTGTGATGTCATCTCAAAGCTGGACATAATATATTCTAACTGATCCTAAAAGTATATGCATGCCCCCCCCTTCTGTGCATAATTCCCACGACAGACTGTATTTTAGACATGTGCTCAAAGACACTGTGaagttaaaataaagaaacccaTACCACCATACCATTTCCCcacattaataattattttggtcccattttcttctaatattttcgTGACTCTTAAAAGAATTCAAGGACATACTAAATACTCATGTAAGAATGATAACATTTCTGGTTATACCTACGGAGATGCAGGCTGTCTCGATGTCCTGGACCTATGGTTCTTTCCATCCGtaaatttctgtttctatattggataaatatgtgtgtatgaagataatatattgatttaattaaaaaGCCACAAGGCAAAGCAGAAATATATATAACAGAAGCTGCGGCTTCTAAGTGAAGCTTCATGAGGAAGCAGGGAACTGTGTACATAGTTAACTTATTCACACCTAGATGCATGgggaaacatacatacacacatacacagagcacAGAGAAAAATGGCGTGCATTACTGGGTAAGATGGCATATGATTCTGCATGCTTAATCATAACAAGCATCAACTGCAACAATCCTCCATGAGCATCGCAGCTTGGTTATCTCATGGTCACTGTGGACAATCTTTACGGTGCATCAAAAACATCTAAGTTGGAGTTTTTAATGTTAAGTCCGACATGACTggcaccctccacccccagcaggaGCAGCCAATGGAGATTTACTGACCTGTCTCTGCTTCGGCGAGAGGGGAAGGCAGCATTGCAGCCAGCCACTGTGCAGACATGCATCTCTTTTAAGTGAACGTTCCTGTAGTGAAGCTTCACACTGTAGGAGCTTTTGAAACTCTTCTTGCACACGTAACAGATTTTGGGGTCTGGGCTAGAACACAGGTCACCTTCTGGGGAGAACTTTTGAGGGCTGCCGTAATTCAGAGACGATGTGAAACTTTCATGCAGGGCTGCCATGCTGGCCCCCCCACCATTGTACAGACCATACTGGCTCATGTAAAACATGTCGTAAGTGGGATCTGTAAATTCTTCCTTCACCTTGATGACATCCTGGTGAGAGGGCTCACTGTGGTTCTCATCAGGCCTCTCACTGCTCATCAGGACTTTTTCGCTCACTTCACTGTGAATGTGCTCATCGCCTTCCATGGACTCCTCACCTAGTTTGGGCTCTGAAGACTCAGATTCATTCTCATAGTCCCGCTCAGGTTCTTGGTCCTCAGAAGTCATGCTGTCAGCCCTTCTTATTTCAGTCCTTGAAATGCACCGGGTCCTGCTATGTTTAGAAAAGTCCTTCACAGAAATGCCTGGACTCATCTCCTCTTGGGAGTGGCAATGATTGTCATGGCTCACATCGTTGACCACAGCTCCGCCATCATTAGGGTCATCATCTTCATCGTCAAACTCATCAGCGGTATCAATGATTTCCTTCTCAATCTTCACAGGCATGCTGGACTTCCTGGGCTTCTTCTTGGGTGCCAGGTCAGCACTGGGCTCATGAGTGGCCATCATCACTACTGGTGCTATGGGCTcagagggtggtggggggtgctGCTCTATGGTACCACTGGCTGGAATGATGGGACTGGTTGGGAGGGAGGTTGGAGGACTCACCATTTCCCCCGGAGTGAGTAaacttctataaaatggaggaaCTGGCTGTACAGTCTTTAGCCCAGAAAAAACCAGCTGGCTAGGCAGAGGATTCTGTAAGACGGGGTCTAATGGGGGAGTGGTAAAACCCATTGGGGGCCGGCCAGGGCTTGTGAGTGTGAGATTTGATTTTGTACTTGCTATAACAGGAGTGGCAGCTCCTGATGTGGCACGAATTAAATCTTTGTCTCGGTTATTTCGTAGCATAGGCATGTGAAGGCGAGGATTAGGGTTCGCACTGTGGCGATTCCGGCTTCGGAGGGAGCTAAAGACCATGTTGCAACCCTCGATGGTGCATCGGTGTTTGATCTTCAGGTGAACAGCATTATAATGAATTTTGAGAGTACCTTTGTCATAGAATGTCTTCCCACATGCATTACAGAACACTCTTCCCTTCCTAGAGGCTGACCCCATCCTTCTCATCCGATGAATCCGGAATGAgctttttgggtgttcagttttgGTTAGATCACTGACTGGGGCAGAATTCTGAATGGGGGACACACAGGCTGGCTCAGTTTTGGGCTCCACATTGGTAATGCTGGTCAGGGCATTTCTATTAGGCGTCTGATCATTCTTATAAGGTGTGGGAGATACTTCAGATTCACTGCTCTCATTGTATTCATTCTGGGTTGAAAGGCTTGGTTCCCGCAGCCTCAGTCCTGGTTGCTCTAACAGTAGCCCGTTTGGAGGCAATCCAAGCAGTGGGGCTGAGACTGGGTTTATATACTGGAATGGAAGCAGAAATGCAAGGCTGTTGGGGATGTTTTCGAAATGATGAATGCTGGAAGGGTTGCTGTTCTCTAGGTGAGCAAGAAGGCTGGGACTCCGAGTGCGATTATTGCTCTCAATGAAAGTCCTTATGTCTGAGTCTGTCTTTGAAGATGGTACGGCTACGGCCTGCCCTTCTTTCTCCTGAATTGCCATCAGCTCCACAATGGATTTGGTTTCTCCAAATCGCAGAAACTGCTGAAGGGTGATGATTTCCTCTTCTCGAGACATGATGGCCCAGCGGTCCAGCACCTTGCCGGCAGCATCctagaggccacatcaaagaaacaacaaagataaacacaaaaaCTTATTGATTGTGCATAATTATTCAATGCAACTGAAGGAGCTCTGCCTGCTCATGAAACACCAAGAGTGACAGCAGAAAACAACACACAAGCACTGTTCATAAAAGTCAACCCACAATGCAAACTTTTCTGCCATGCAGTCGCAGTAATTACAGTCACAGAGAAACAGATTTGAGTTTAATgtcaaagcaaacaaaatgtaGACCACTGGGGCTCTATTATGTAAAATGCCTTCACTACTGCTATTTTAACAATGGTCTATATAGTATGCAACTATTTAGCACATATTAGTATAAGACGTGAACACGTGCTGTGCAACATAGTATAAATGCAAAAAATGGTACCTTAATGTGTATTAAATAGGGACACCATAGGAAGGGATTAAGCACATTTTGTGGAATTTACTTCTTCAACACAAGCAGACATGGTACTggatttaaagatgaaaattccTTTAAATAGGAGCTACCGTATAactttctgaattaaaaagatgaaaaaaagtagCTTTGCCTTCTGTGCCCCCAATTACTAAggtgtgcttttttctttttttaatagctatattTTAGTGTCATTTACTAATAGACAATCTCATAAGGTAGAATAAGGAAAAACAGTAATTATGCTTTTCCTGAAAATTGATTGTAATCCTAGGATTCAAAGTTTGAGTTAGACTTTTAAGTATTTGacctttttttaatgatattcttATAAATGACAGTTATAGATATTTAGAAAGTAAACATGTGATGGATTTAGAtagaataaatgtgtaaaaatgtTGTCTCTTAACATTCTCCTCTGATAGCAAAGGGAGTCCATAGAGAATACACATCAGTAATCACCAGACTATGTGttgttaaatatacattaaaaagcaTTTCACACTTTCATTTTTGCTAGTAACTATGAGATTTGCCTGGAGGTAGGACTTAAAAATCCTGCAATGTAATGTCAGGCAATCCATTTCAGCACAGATTGAGAGAAATGTATTCAAATGCTTAAATAATGACTCCATCATTTTCTAGAGCACAGCTTCTTCCTAACCAAGACAGGACACTTCACAACCTCTGTGAATAATACTTGCCCCAACCCTGCCTATCAATTTAAGAATGcataaaatcttctaaaaaaccaaaactagatatttattaattacaaaaagaaaaatcataacttTACAATAGGGAAATCTAGCagacaccaccttaaccaagtaaTCAATGAACATCACCAATGTTAAGTATCATCATGTACCTtccaatatttactgagaaaaGCACATCATCCCTTTCTTGCTAAAAGCTGTATAACCTCAATCTAATCACAAGAAAACATCAGATAAGCCAAAATTGAAGGGCATCCTACAAAAGAGTGGCTAGTACTCTTCAAAGTGCAGTAAAGAGTCAAtcagtaaagattaaaaaaaacaaggaccAAAGAATGGTTACAGATCAGAGGGAACCAAGCAAACAggacaaataaatgtaatatgaGATTCTAGAAATCCCAGGCCAGAAAAAGTCCCTCAGTGGGGAAACGGGCAAAAGCTGAATAAAATCTCTAGATCAGTTAATAGTATGGTATCAAccttaatttcttagttttatcCATTGTGCTGTGTTTATGTAGAATGTTTCATTAGGGGAAGCAGGATAAAGGGAATTATACAATTTTTGCAATGGGAAATTCTGCCTTATAGATTGTTCTACTCAGCCTTGTGATATAAAATTCTCTCTGGACCAAAACTGTATGGTCTGAACCACGACAACTAGCTCGATTGTAAGGAGATAcgtatcatttatttaaatcgCTTTACAAAAAACAAGCTCTAATAGTTACGTGCAATGCCTTATAAGGCTTACTCTAGCATTGCATCATTTTACATAAAgtatatgtgtgggtgtgtgcgtgtggaTGTCCATTTCTACATAAACTGGCCCTCCCTCATTTTGTAGATAACGTGAGCCTTCAGGTTAAATATCCTCATGCAGGTATCTTCTCAGAACACTTAGATGATGATGTGTATACATGGTGACTCTGCATGATCCTGGAGTCGTGCAATAGCTAGTTTTTAGAAGTATCACTCAGAGCAAACGGTCTCCTTACAAACCTGTTTTGGAATGGGGGGGTGGGAAACAAGGGGGAACACTGGTGCTATaggtaaacagaaaaataaattgtgattttGTATAGATTATCTCATTTGAACCTCATAATAGCTTCCAGAGCTGAGCAAATGTTTACCAGATGAGGGACCAGGGGTGAAGGAAAGGGGGATGGCTGGTTGAAGTTGCCAAGATGCTAACTTAGGGTCTCGGACTCCAATCCAGAAATTCTGACTCTAAGTTCATTGAGTGTAATGACTGTCATC carries:
- the BNC2 gene encoding zinc finger protein basonuclin-2 isoform X7; amino-acid sequence: MSEEAEVDVRERETQRDREPKRARDLTLRDSCTDNSMQFGTRTTTAEPGFMGTWQNADTNLLFRMSQQAIRCTLVNCTCECFQPGKINLRTCDQCKHGWVAHALDKLSTQHLYHPTQVEIVQSNVVFDISSLMLYGTQAVPVRLKILLDRLFSVLKQEEVLHILHGLGWTLRDYVRGYILQDAAGKVLDRWAIMSREEEIITLQQFLRFGETKSIVELMAIQEKEGQAVAVPSSKTDSDIRTFIESNNRTRSPSLLAHLENSNPSSIHHFENIPNSLAFLLPFQYINPVSAPLLGLPPNGLLLEQPGLRLREPSLSTQNEYNESSESEVSPTPYKNDQTPNRNALTSITNVEPKTEPACVSPIQNSAPVSDLTKTEHPKSSFRIHRMRRMGSASRKGRVFCNACGKTFYDKGTLKIHYNAVHLKIKHRCTIEGCNMVFSSLRSRNRHSANPNPRLHMPMLRNNRDKDLIRATSGAATPVIASTKSNLTLTSPGRPPMGFTTPPLDPVLQNPLPSQLVFSGLKTVQPVPPFYRSLLTPGEMVSPPTSLPTSPIIPASGTIEQHPPPPSEPIAPVVMMATHEPSADLAPKKKPRKSSMPVKIEKEIIDTADEFDDEDDDPNDGGAVVNDVSHDNHCHSQEEMSPGISVKDFSKHSRTRCISRTEIRRADSMTSEDQEPERDYENESESSEPKLGEESMEGDEHIHSEVSEKVLMSSERPDENHSEPSHQDVIKVKEEFTDPTYDMFYMSQYGLYNGGGASMAALHESFTSSLNYGSPQKFSPEGDLCSSPDPKICYVCKKSFKSSYSVKLHYRNVHLKEMHVCTVAGCNAAFPSRRSRDRHSANINLHRKLLTKELDDMGLDSAQPSLSKGLRDEFLMKIYGAQHPLGLDVREDASSPAGTEDSHLNGYGRGMAEDYMVLDLSTTSSLQSSSSIHSSRESDAGSDEGILLDDIDGASDSGESAHKAEAPALPGSLGAEVSGSLMFNSLSGSNGGIMCNICHKMYSNKGTLRVHYKTVHLREMHKCKVPGCNMMFSSVRSRNRHSQNPNLHKNIPFTSVD
- the BNC2 gene encoding zinc finger protein basonuclin-2 isoform X2 — its product is MSEEAEVDVRERETQRDREPKRARDLTLRDSCTDNSMQFGTRTTTAEPGFMGTWQNADTNLLFRMSQQVPVACAGRVLGADFCPNLEEPDQRLEVQAIRCTLVNCTCECFQPGKINLRTCDQCKHGWVAHALDKLSTQHLYHPTQVEIVQSNVVFDISSLMLYGTQAVPVRLKILLDRLFSVLKQEEVLHILHGLGWTLRDYVRGYILQDAAGKVLDRWAIMSREEEIITLQQFLRFGETKSIVELMAIQEKEGQAVAVPSSKTDSDIRTFIESNNRTRSPSLLAHLENSNPSSIHHFENIPNSLAFLLPFQYINPVSAPLLGLPPNGLLLEQPGLRLREPSLSTQNEYNESSESEVSPTPYKNDQTPNRNALTSITNVEPKTEPACVSPIQNSAPVSDLTKTEHPKSSFRIHRMRRMGSASRKGRVFCNACGKTFYDKGTLKIHYNAVHLKIKHRCTIEGCNMVFSSLRSRNRHSANPNPRLHMPMLRNNRDKDLIRATSGAATPVIASTKSNLTLTSPGRPPMGFTTPPLDPVLQNPLPSQLVFSGLKTVQPVPPFYRSLLTPGEMVSPPTSLPTSPIIPASGTIEQHPPPPSEPIAPVVMMATHEPSADLAPKKKPRKSSMPVKIEKEIIDTADEFDDEDDDPNDGGAVVNDVSHDNHCHSQEEMSPGISVKDFSKHSRTRCISRTEIRRADSMTSEDQEPERDYENESESSEPKLGEESMEGDEHIHSEVSEKVLMSSERPDENHSEPSHQDVIKVKEEFTDPTYDMFYMSQYGLYNGGGASMAALHESFTSSLNYGSPQKFSPEGDLCSSPDPKICYVCKKSFKSSYSVKLHYRNVHLKEMHVCTVAGCNAAFPSRRSRDRNRNLRMERTIGPGHRDSLHLRSANINLHRKLLTKELDDMGLDSAQPSLSKGLRDEFLMKIYGAQHPLGLDVREDASSPAGTEDSHLNGYGRGMAEDYMVLDLSTTSSLQSSSSIHSSRESDAGSDEGILLDDIDGASDSGESAHKAEAPALPGSLGAEVSGSLMFNSLSGSNGGIMCNICHKMYSNKGTLRVHYKTVHLREMHKCKVPGCNMMFSSVRSRNRHSQNPNLHKNIPFTSVD
- the BNC2 gene encoding zinc finger protein basonuclin-2 isoform X4, whose protein sequence is MSEEAEVDVRERETQRDREPKRARDLTLRDSCTDNSMQFGTRTTTAEPGFMGTWQNADTNLLFRMSQQVPVACAGRVLGADFCPNLEEPDQRLEVQAIRCTLVNCTCECFQPGKINLRTCDQCKHGWVAHALDKLSTQHLYHPTQVEIVQSNVVFDISSLMLYGTQAVPVRLKILLDRLFSVLKQEEVLHILHGLGWTLRDYVRGYILQDAAGKVLDRWAIMSREEEIITLQQFLRFGETKSIVELMAIQEKEGQAVAVPSSKTDSDIRTFIESNNRTRSPSLLAHLENSNPSSIHHFENIPNSLAFLLPFQYINPVSAPLLGLPPNGLLLEQPGLRLREPSLSTQNEYNESSESEVSPTPYKNDQTPNRNALTSITNVEPKTEPACVSPIQNSAPVSDLTKTEHPKSSFRIHRMRRMGSASRKGRVFCNACGKTFYDKGTLKIHYNAVHLKIKHRCTIEGCNMVFSSLRSRNRHSANPNPRLHMPMLRNNRDKDLIRATSGAATPVIASTKSNLTLTSPGRPPMGFTTPPLDPVLQNPLPSQLVFSGLKTVQPVPPFYRSLLTPGEMVSPPTSLPTSPIIPASGTIEQHPPPPSEPIAPVVMMATHEPSADLAPKKKPRKSSMPVKIEKEIIDTADEFDDEDDDPNDGGAVVNDVSHDNHCHSQEEMSPGISVKDFSKHSRTRCISRTEIRRADSMTSEDQEPERDYENESESSEPKLGEESMEGDEHIHSEVSEKVLMSSERPDENHSEPSHQDVIKVKEEFTDPTYDMFYMSQYGLYNGGGASMAALHESFTSSLNYGSPQKFSPEGDLCSSPDPKICYVCKKSFKSSYSVKLHYRNVHLKEMHVCTVAGCNAAFPSRRSRDSANINLHRKLLTKELDDMGLDSAQPSLSKGLRDEFLMKIYGAQHPLGLDVREDASSPAGTEDSHLNGYGRGMAEDYMVLDLSTTSSLQSSSSIHSSRESDAGSDEGILLDDIDGASDSGESAHKAEAPALPGSLGAEVSGSLMFNSLSGSNGGIMCNICHKMYSNKGTLRVHYKTVHLREMHKCKVPGCNMMFSSVRSRNRHSQNPNLHKNIPFTSVD
- the BNC2 gene encoding zinc finger protein basonuclin-2 isoform X17, which gives rise to MSEEAEVDVRERETQRDREPKRARDLTLRDSCTDNSMQFGTRTTTAEPGFMGTWQNADTNLLFRMSQQVPVACAGRVLGADFCPNLEEPDQRLEVQAIRCTLVNCTCECFQPGKINLRTCDQCKHGWVAHALDKLSTQHLYHPTQVEIVQSNVVFDISSLMLYGTQAVPVRLKILLDRLFSVLKQEEVLHILHGLGWTLRDYVRGYILQDAAGKVLDRWAIMSREEEIITLQQFLRFGETKSIVELMAIQEKEGQAVAVPSSKTDSDIRTFIESNNRTRSPSLLAHLENSNPSSIHHFENIPNSLAFLLPFQYINPVSAPLLGLPPNGLLLEQPGLRLREPSLSTQNEYNESSESEVSPTPYKNDQTPNRNALTSITNVEPKTEPACVSPIQNSAPVSDLTKTEHPKSSFRIHRMRRMGSASRKGRVFCNACGKTFYDKGTLKIHYNAVHLKIKHRCTIEGCNMVFSSLRSRNRHSANPNPRLHMPMLRNNRDKDLIRATSGAATPVIASTKSNLTLTSPGRPPMGFTTPPLDPVLQNPLPSQLVFSGLKTVQPVPPFYRSLLTPGEMVSPPTSLPTSPIIPASGTIEQHPPPPSEPIAPVVMMATHEPSADLAPKKKPRKSSMPVKIEKEIIDTADEFDDEDDDPNDGGAVVNDVSHDNHCHSQEEMSPGISVKDFSKHSRTRCISRTEIRRADSMTSEDQEPERDYENESESSEPKLGEESMEGDEHIHSEVSEKVLMSSERPDENHSEPSHQDVIKVKEEFTDPTYDMFYMSQYGLYNGGGASMAALHESFTSSLNYGSPQKFSPEGDLCSSPDPKICYVCKKSFKSSYSVKLHYRNVHLKEMHVCTVAGCNAAFPSRRSRDRNRNLRMERTIGPGHRDSLHLPKD
- the BNC2 gene encoding zinc finger protein basonuclin-2 isoform X11 produces the protein MLYGTQAVPVRLKILLDRLFSVLKQEEVLHILHGLGWTLRDYVRGYILQDAAGKVLDRWAIMSREEEIITLQQFLRFGETKSIVELMAIQEKEGQAVAVPSSKTDSDIRTFIESNNRTRSPSLLAHLENSNPSSIHHFENIPNSLAFLLPFQYINPVSAPLLGLPPNGLLLEQPGLRLREPSLSTQNEYNESSESEVSPTPYKNDQTPNRNALTSITNVEPKTEPACVSPIQNSAPVSDLTKTEHPKSSFRIHRMRRMGSASRKGRVFCNACGKTFYDKGTLKIHYNAVHLKIKHRCTIEGCNMVFSSLRSRNRHSANPNPRLHMPMLRNNRDKDLIRATSGAATPVIASTKSNLTLTSPGRPPMGFTTPPLDPVLQNPLPSQLVFSGLKTVQPVPPFYRSLLTPGEMVSPPTSLPTSPIIPASGTIEQHPPPPSEPIAPVVMMATHEPSADLAPKKKPRKSSMPVKIEKEIIDTADEFDDEDDDPNDGGAVVNDVSHDNHCHSQEEMSPGISVKDFSKHSRTRCISRTEIRRADSMTSEDQEPERDYENESESSEPKLGEESMEGDEHIHSEVSEKVLMSSERPDENHSEPSHQDVIKVKEEFTDPTYDMFYMSQYGLYNGGGASMAALHESFTSSLNYGSPQKFSPEGDLCSSPDPKICYVCKKSFKSSYSVKLHYRNVHLKEMHVCTVAGCNAAFPSRRSRDRNRNLRMERTIGPGHRDSLHLRRHSANINLHRKLLTKELDDMGLDSAQPSLSKGLRDEFLMKIYGAQHPLGLDVREDASSPAGTEDSHLNGYGRGMAEDYMVLDLSTTSSLQSSSSIHSSRESDAGSDEGILLDDIDGASDSGESAHKAEAPALPGSLGAEVSGSLMFNSLSGSNGGIMCNICHKMYSNKGTLRVHYKTVHLREMHKCKVPGCNMMFSSVRSRNRHSQNPNLHKNIPFTSVD
- the BNC2 gene encoding zinc finger protein basonuclin-2 isoform X15, translated to MSEEAEVDVRERETQRDREPKRARDLTLRDSCTDNSMQFGTRTTTAEPGFMGTWQNADTNLLFRMSQQVPVACAGRVLGADFCPNLEEPDQRLEVQAIRCTLVNCTCECFQPGKINLRTCDQCKHGWVAHALDKLSTQHLYHPTQVEIVQSNVVFDISSLMLYGTQAVPVRLKILLDRLFSVLKQEEVLHILHGLGWTLRDYVRGYILQDAAGKVLDRWAIMSREEEIITLQQFLRFGETKSIVELMAIQEKEGQAVAVPSSKTDSDIRTFIESNNRTRSPSLLAHLENSNPSSIHHFENIPNSLAFLLPFQYINPVSAPLLGLPPNGLLLEQPGLRLREPSLSTQNEYNESSESEVSPTPYKNDQTPNRNALTSITNVEPKTEPACVSPIQNSAPVSDLTKTEHPKSSFRIHRMRRMGSASRKGRVFCNACGKTFYDKGTLKIHYNAVHLKIKHRCTIEGCNMVFSSLRSRNRHSANPNPRLHMPMLRNNRDKDLIRATSGAATPVIASTKSNLTLTSPGRPPMGFTTPPLDPVLQNPLPSQLVFSGLKTVQPVPPFYRSLLTPGEMVSPPTSLPTSPIIPASGTIEQHPPPPSEPIAPVVMMATHEPSADLAPKKKPRKSSMPVKIEKEIIDTADEFDDEDDDPNDGGAVVNDVSHDNHCHSQEEMSPGISVKDFSKHSRTRCISRTEIRRADSMTSEDQEPERDYENESESSEPKLGEESMEGDEHIHSEVSEKVLMSSERPDENHSEPSHQDVIKVKEEFTDPTYDMFYMSQYGLYNGGGASMAALHESFTSSLNYGSPQKFSPEGDLCSSPDPKICYVCKKSFKSSYSVKLHYRNVHLKEMHVCTVAGCNAAFPSRRSRDRNRNLRMERTIGPGHRDSLHLHTVPT
- the BNC2 gene encoding zinc finger protein basonuclin-2 isoform X3 produces the protein MSEEAEVDVRERETQRDREPKRARDLTLRDSCTDNSMQFGTRTTTAEPGFMGTWQNADTNLLFRMSQQVPVACAGRVLGADFCPNLEEPDQRLEVQAIRCTLVNCTCECFQPGKINLRTCDQCKHGWVAHALDKLSTQHLYHPTQVEIVQSNVVFDISSLMLYGTQAVPVRLKILLDRLFSVLKQEEVLHILHGLGWTLRDYVRGYILQDAAGKVLDRWAIMSREEEIITLQQFLRFGETKSIVELMAIQEKEGQAVAVPSSKTDSDIRTFIESNNRTRSPSLLAHLENSNPSSIHHFENIPNSLAFLLPFQYINPVSAPLLGLPPNGLLLEQPGLRLREPSLSTQNEYNESSESEVSPTPYKNDQTPNRNALTSITNVEPKTEPACVSPIQNSAPVSDLTKTEHPKSSFRIHRMRRMGSASRKGRVFCNACGKTFYDKGTLKIHYNAVHLKIKHRCTIEGCNMVFSSLRSRNRHSANPNPRLHMPMLRNNRDKDLIRATSGAATPVIASTKSNLTLTSPGRPPMGFTTPPLDPVLQNPLPSQLVFSGLKTVQPVPPFYRSLLTPGEMVSPPTSLPTSPIIPASGTIEQHPPPPSEPIAPVVMMATHEPSADLAPKKKPRKSSMPVKIEKEIIDTADEFDDEDDDPNDGGAVVNDVSHDNHCHSQEEMSPGISVKDFSKHSRTRCISRTEIRRADSMTSEDQEPERDYENESESSEPKLGEESMEGDEHIHSEVSEKVLMSSERPDENHSEPSHQDVIKVKEEFTDPTYDMFYMSQYGLYNGGGASMAALHESFTSSLNYGSPQKFSPEGDLCSSPDPKICYVCKKSFKSSYSVKLHYRNVHLKEMHVCTVAGCNAAFPSRRSRDRHSANINLHRKLLTKELDDMGLDSAQPSLSKGLRDEFLMKIYGAQHPLGLDVREDASSPAGTEDSHLNGYGRGMAEDYMVLDLSTTSSLQSSSSIHSSRESDAGSDEGILLDDIDGASDSGESAHKAEAPALPGSLGAEVSGSLMFNSLSGSNGGIMCNICHKMYSNKGTLRVHYKTVHLREMHKCKVPGCNMMFSSVRSRNRHSQNPNLHKNIPFTSVD
- the BNC2 gene encoding zinc finger protein basonuclin-2 isoform X19, whose translation is MSEEAEVDVRERETQRDREPKRARDLTLRDSCTDNSMQFGTRTTTAEPGFMGTWQNADTNLLFRMSQQVPVACAGRVLGADFCPNLEEPDQRLEVQAIRCTLVNCTCECFQPGKINLRTCDQCKHGWVAHALDKLSTQHLYHPTQVEIVQSNVVFDISSLMLYGTQAVPVRLKILLDRLFSVLKQEEVLHILHGLGWTLRDYVRGYILQDAAGKVLDRWAIMSREEEIITLQQFLRFGETKSIVELMAIQEKEGQAVAVPSSKTDSDIRTFIESNNRTRSPSLLAHLENSNPSSIHHFENIPNSLAFLLPFQYINPVSAPLLGLPPNGLLLEQPGLRLREPSLSTQNEYNESSESEVSPTPYKNDQTPNRNALTSITNVEPKTEPACVSPIQNSAPVSDLTKTEHPKSSFRIHRMRRMGSASRKGRVFCNACGKTFYDKGTLKIHYNAVHLKIKHRCTIEGCNMVFSSLRSRNRHSANPNPRLHMPMLRNNRDKDLIRATSGAATPVIASTKSNLTLTSPGRPPMGFTTPPLDPVLQNPLPSQLVFSGLKTVQPVPPFYRSLLTPGEMVSPPTSLPTSPIIPASGTIEQHPPPPSEPIAPVVMMATHEPSADLAPKKKPRKSSMPVKIEKEIIDTADEFDDEDDDPNDGGAVVNDVSHDNHCHSQEEMSPGISVKDFSKHSRTRCISRTEIRRADSMTSEDQEPERDYENESESSEPKLGEESMEGDEHIHSEVSEKVLMSSERPDENHSEPSHQDVIKVKEEFTDPTYDMFYMSQYGLYNGGGASMAALHESFTSSLNYGSPQKFSPEGDLCSSPDPKICYVCKKSFKSSYSVKLHYRNVHLKEMHVCTVAGCNAAFPSRRSRDSKRLES
- the BNC2 gene encoding zinc finger protein basonuclin-2 isoform X16, with the translated sequence MSEEAEVDVRERETQRDREPKRARDLTLRDSCTDNSMQFGTRTTTAEPGFMGTWQNADTNLLFRMSQQVPVACAGRVLGADFCPNLEEPDQRLEVQAIRCTLVNCTCECFQPGKINLRTCDQCKHGWVAHALDKLSTQHLYHPTQVEIVQSNVVFDISSLMLYGTQAVPVRLKILLDRLFSVLKQEEVLHILHGLGWTLRDYVRGYILQDAAGKVLDRWAIMSREEEIITLQQFLRFGETKSIVELMAIQEKEGQAVAVPSSKTDSDIRTFIESNNRTRSPSLLAHLENSNPSSIHHFENIPNSLAFLLPFQYINPVSAPLLGLPPNGLLLEQPGLRLREPSLSTQNEYNESSESEVSPTPYKNDQTPNRNALTSITNVEPKTEPACVSPIQNSAPVSDLTKTEHPKSSFRIHRMRRMGSASRKGRVFCNACGKTFYDKGTLKIHYNAVHLKIKHRCTIEGCNMVFSSLRSRNRHSANPNPRLHMPMLRNNRDKDLIRATSGAATPVIASTKSNLTLTSPGRPPMGFTTPPLDPVLQNPLPSQLVFSGLKTVQPVPPFYRSLLTPGEMVSPPTSLPTSPIIPASGTIEQHPPPPSEPIAPVVMMATHEPSADLAPKKKPRKSSMPVKIEKEIIDTADEFDDEDDDPNDGGAVVNDVSHDNHCHSQEEMSPGISVKDFSKHSRTRCISRTEIRRADSMTSEDQEPERDYENESESSEPKLGEESMEGDEHIHSEVSEKVLMSSERPDENHSEPSHQDVIKVKEEFTDPTYDMFYMSQYGLYNGGGASMAALHESFTSSLNYGSPQKFSPEGDLCSSPDPKICYVCKKSFKSSYSVKLHYRNVHLKEMHVCTVAGCNAAFPSRRSRDRNRNLRMERTIGPGHRDSLHLLPT